The following proteins are co-located in the Pedobacter sp. FW305-3-2-15-E-R2A2 genome:
- a CDS encoding DUF2199 domain-containing protein, which translates to MNALNTFICPSCGKEHYEWPALAFPYPSSYGSLSEEEKRYGQTELNEDFCVIEYPDRIDFFIRVTLTQKVIGSCEGLDYGVWVSLSETSFLDYSDNFNNENHEVVYFGWLSNWLPDYDFSGSIPMNVETRKGNQRPDVIPHEDPNHPFVQDYYAGISLKEAERRIAALLL; encoded by the coding sequence ATGAATGCTTTAAACACTTTCATTTGTCCATCATGCGGCAAAGAACATTACGAATGGCCTGCATTGGCTTTTCCATATCCTTCCAGTTATGGTTCGCTCAGTGAGGAGGAAAAACGATACGGACAAACAGAACTCAATGAAGACTTTTGCGTTATTGAATATCCGGATCGGATTGACTTTTTTATACGGGTCACCTTGACTCAAAAAGTAATCGGAAGCTGTGAGGGGCTGGATTATGGCGTATGGGTTTCACTGAGTGAAACGAGTTTTCTGGATTACAGTGATAATTTTAACAATGAAAATCATGAGGTTGTTTACTTCGGCTGGTTGTCAAACTGGCTTCCTGACTATGATTTCAGTGGTTCAATTCCAATGAATGTGGAAACGAGAAAAGGCAATCAACGTCCTGATGTGATTCCTCATGAAGATCCTAACCATCCATTTGTTCAGGATTATTATGCAGGAATTTCATTGAAAGAGGCCGAACGCAGGATTGCTGCGCTATTGCTTTAG
- a CDS encoding PAS domain S-box protein, translating into MNHSMETIQHLRDKIAQYEIREKEMAIRLEELTDFIENASIPLHWVDGQGIIIWANQAELDALGYTKEEYIGAPISSFHADPETIGDILKRLVNNETLQNYKAKLKCKDGSIKHVLISSNVRRKDGKFVHTRCFTRDITEIVKEQERKTELIRMLEESEMQLRMATDIVESSYDAIISKKLDNTITSWNSSAEEMFGYTAEEIINKSTLLLLPEDLVEEEQEILARLKRGERLTHFETRRITKERKVLDVSLTMSPIVDASGHITGISKIIRDITEKKLEEQRKNDFVAMVSHELKTPLTSILSYIQLLLSKVKKTDDSFGIQMLTRTEIQAKRMVNMINDFLNVARLEEAKVHLSNSEFELTALLQEIIHEIQVTNTSHHIESDCCEAMLYGDRDKIGQVFTNLISNAIKYSPIGSTILIRCELVEGAVKVSVKDEGVGISSKDQEKLFERFYRVDDERIKNVSGFGIGLYLVSEILRYHNTKIEVQSSIGAGSIFFFTLPLR; encoded by the coding sequence ATGAACCACTCCATGGAAACGATCCAACATCTCCGCGACAAAATAGCTCAATATGAAATTCGGGAAAAGGAAATGGCAATTCGTCTTGAAGAGTTGACTGATTTTATCGAAAATGCCTCCATCCCACTCCATTGGGTAGATGGACAAGGTATAATTATTTGGGCAAATCAGGCAGAACTAGATGCATTGGGATATACTAAAGAAGAATATATCGGCGCTCCGATCAGCAGTTTCCATGCGGACCCAGAAACCATTGGTGACATCCTTAAAAGGCTAGTCAATAATGAAACACTCCAGAACTATAAAGCCAAGCTCAAATGTAAAGATGGCAGTATCAAGCATGTACTGATCAGCTCGAACGTGCGAAGGAAGGATGGCAAATTCGTTCACACCCGTTGTTTTACAAGAGATATTACCGAAATAGTGAAGGAACAGGAACGTAAAACAGAACTGATCCGCATGCTGGAAGAGAGTGAAATGCAATTGCGCATGGCAACTGACATTGTGGAATCCTCCTATGATGCAATTATCAGTAAAAAGCTCGACAATACCATCACCAGCTGGAACAGCTCTGCTGAAGAGATGTTTGGTTACACCGCTGAAGAGATCATCAATAAATCAACATTATTACTGCTGCCTGAAGACCTGGTAGAAGAAGAGCAAGAAATACTTGCCAGGCTTAAAAGAGGTGAAAGACTGACACATTTTGAGACCAGGCGGATTACCAAAGAAAGAAAAGTTCTTGATGTTTCCTTAACGATGTCGCCCATAGTCGATGCCAGTGGTCACATTACAGGTATCTCTAAAATCATACGCGATATCACTGAAAAAAAGCTGGAAGAGCAACGCAAAAATGATTTTGTTGCTATGGTTAGTCATGAATTGAAGACTCCGCTTACCTCCATTCTTTCCTACATCCAGCTCCTGCTTTCAAAGGTTAAAAAAACGGATGATTCATTTGGGATACAGATGCTCACAAGAACCGAAATCCAGGCTAAACGAATGGTAAATATGATCAATGATTTCCTGAATGTCGCCAGACTGGAGGAAGCAAAGGTTCATCTTTCCAACTCTGAATTTGAGTTGACTGCCCTCTTGCAAGAAATCATACACGAGATACAAGTCACAAATACGAGCCATCACATCGAATCTGATTGTTGTGAAGCGATGCTATATGGAGATCGCGACAAAATCGGGCAGGTATTTACAAACCTGATTAGTAATGCTATTAAATATTCTCCAATCGGAAGTACCATTCTCATCCGCTGTGAACTGGTGGAAGGCGCAGTGAAAGTATCCGTTAAAGACGAAGGCGTTGGGATCAGCAGTAAAGATCAGGAGAAACTTTTCGAGCGGTTCTACAGAGTTGATGATGAAAGGATAAAAAATGTATCAGGCTTCGGCATCGGCCTATACCTTGTTTCAGAAATACTGCGTTATCATAACACCAAAATAGAGGTGCAAAGCAGTATCGGAGCCGGTTCCATCTTTTTCTTTACCTTACCGCTTCGCTAA
- a CDS encoding LytTR family DNA-binding domain-containing protein, producing the protein MITAILVDDERINIDNLQALLARHCQNIEVVATALSADEAKEHILELAPDVVFLDIDMPGKNGFDLLRSIKDPGFDVVFVTAYDAYGIMAVKFSALDYLLKPINIEELKSTVDKIAQSVNVKRHHLRLNNLFKLLDRKLPDEQQKIALPTMKETYLVPVRDIVRCSSSNNYTTFFLTNGTEHLISKPLYEYDELLSPYGFIRCHQSHLVNKAHVTSILNEDSGYLIMDYSSQKIPISKQKKSSVKALLKL; encoded by the coding sequence ATGATAACTGCAATATTAGTCGATGATGAACGCATCAATATAGATAACCTGCAAGCTTTACTTGCCCGTCACTGCCAAAATATTGAGGTCGTAGCCACAGCATTAAGTGCAGATGAGGCAAAAGAACATATCCTGGAATTAGCGCCGGATGTGGTCTTTCTTGATATTGACATGCCTGGAAAGAATGGTTTTGACCTTTTAAGGTCGATAAAAGACCCCGGTTTTGATGTTGTTTTTGTGACAGCTTATGACGCCTATGGCATCATGGCCGTTAAGTTCTCGGCACTTGACTACCTGTTGAAGCCTATAAATATAGAAGAGCTCAAAAGTACGGTAGACAAAATAGCTCAATCGGTCAATGTCAAAAGACATCACCTGCGACTAAACAATCTCTTCAAGCTGTTAGACCGGAAATTACCGGATGAGCAGCAAAAAATTGCACTGCCCACGATGAAAGAAACTTATTTGGTTCCGGTAAGGGACATTGTGCGCTGCAGCTCTTCAAATAATTATACCACGTTTTTTTTAACCAATGGAACGGAACATCTGATCTCAAAACCCTTATATGAGTATGATGAATTGCTGAGTCCTTATGGTTTTATTCGTTGTCACCAGTCACATTTGGTAAATAAAGCGCATGTAACGAGTATTCTAAATGAAGATTCCGGATACCTGATTATGGACTACAGCAGCCAGAAAATTCCCATTTCAAAACAGAAAAAGAGTTCGGTCAAAGCCTTGTTAAAATTGTAA
- a CDS encoding response regulator, whose product MSLTMTAEQLGITDTAYTYYCDDALMFLRKAKESGNPFDLLITDLSFEPDHREQRLSGGADLIRAAKALQPTLKVLVFSVENRFIPVGRLFTELGIDAYVCKARHDAKNLKQAIEEISKGMRYMPPQLREVIRKKKAHDFTPLDIAIISQLSSGTLQKNIPAYLEANNITPSKLSSVEKRLKIMKDELGFSKNEQLVAYCKDNGLI is encoded by the coding sequence ATGTCCCTGACTATGACCGCGGAACAGCTGGGCATAACCGACACAGCATACACTTATTACTGTGATGATGCATTGATGTTTTTGAGGAAAGCCAAAGAGAGTGGCAATCCATTCGATCTGCTGATCACTGATCTCTCTTTTGAACCGGATCACCGTGAACAGCGTTTGTCGGGAGGAGCTGATCTGATTCGCGCAGCCAAGGCACTTCAACCGACACTAAAAGTGCTGGTGTTTTCTGTAGAGAACAGATTCATTCCGGTCGGGCGGCTTTTTACTGAGCTGGGTATAGATGCCTATGTCTGCAAGGCGAGACATGATGCGAAGAATCTAAAGCAGGCCATTGAAGAGATTTCAAAGGGCATGCGTTATATGCCGCCTCAGCTCAGAGAGGTGATCAGGAAGAAAAAAGCACATGATTTTACACCACTCGATATTGCCATTATCTCGCAGCTTTCCTCCGGAACTTTGCAAAAGAATATCCCTGCTTATCTTGAGGCCAACAATATTACTCCTTCAAAGTTGAGCAGTGTAGAAAAACGTTTAAAAATAATGAAGGATGAGCTGGGATTTTCTAAGAATGAACAACTGGTCGCCTACTGTAAAGATAACGGGCTGATCTGA
- a CDS encoding helix-turn-helix transcriptional regulator, with protein sequence MNEKNEITPIDQFVIDYVIKLRGQKKLNQQDIAAILNVGRTFITNVESPKSRAKYNLTHIAKLADHFGMSPQDFLPKESIL encoded by the coding sequence ATGAACGAAAAAAATGAAATAACTCCTATTGATCAGTTTGTGATTGATTATGTAATCAAATTAAGGGGGCAAAAAAAGCTCAATCAGCAAGACATAGCTGCGATATTAAATGTGGGGAGAACATTTATTACGAATGTAGAGAGTCCAAAAAGCAGAGCAAAATACAATCTTACTCATATTGCGAAATTGGCGGATCATTTTGGGATGTCTCCGCAAGATTTTTTGCCAAAAGAATCTATTTTATAA
- a CDS encoding redoxin domain-containing protein encodes MNKLMICIAMAMHCLFFKAEAQTADTLKYSIKPLKIGDQIPEALWNMPLKVVNHPEGKETVTLNDYRGKLIILDFWATWCFSCVVTMPKLHHVAQQFKDKIIILPIAYEEKNKIGSFIKTNQTLSPLNLSSVYADNLLRKTFPHRILPHCTWISADGRVITESLSDEVTVKNVQLALDNNPSSISKKIDLDPKIPVLLRNDLLSNLDLKSYGILFKGYYDGLGSGKDDLKTKKGVLTGKTISNLPLIEIYTHAISYLMPSHEDAYDPKRLVIKVKDKSKLIRDYGQPDSLFPKSNFYTYSMVIPPNKINKFYSYMLDDLNRCSGYYGKIEKRKAKCLILKRTSRKDKISTKGGKPFNTLFSNPRSRLQNLSLSSLAACINALDIIKVPVLNETGYTAKIDIDLSGNPDFPTLKKELRTFDLELIEAVREIDFFVITDQ; translated from the coding sequence ATGAACAAATTAATGATATGCATCGCCATGGCCATGCATTGCCTTTTTTTCAAGGCAGAAGCGCAGACTGCAGACACACTGAAATACAGTATTAAACCTTTAAAAATCGGTGATCAGATTCCTGAAGCATTATGGAATATGCCTTTAAAAGTCGTAAACCATCCGGAAGGGAAAGAGACGGTTACGCTGAACGATTACAGAGGGAAATTAATCATTCTGGACTTTTGGGCAACATGGTGTTTCTCCTGTGTGGTTACGATGCCAAAACTACATCATGTAGCACAACAGTTTAAAGACAAAATAATTATACTTCCTATAGCATACGAGGAGAAAAATAAGATAGGATCTTTTATTAAAACAAATCAAACGCTCTCCCCTTTGAATTTATCAAGCGTCTATGCAGATAACTTACTTAGAAAGACATTTCCTCATCGCATCCTCCCTCACTGTACCTGGATATCTGCCGACGGCAGGGTAATCACAGAAAGTTTATCAGATGAGGTAACGGTTAAAAATGTCCAGCTTGCATTAGACAATAACCCTTCCTCCATCAGTAAGAAAATAGACCTGGATCCTAAAATCCCTGTTTTGCTAAGAAATGATTTGCTAAGCAATTTAGATCTAAAAAGCTATGGAATTCTTTTCAAAGGGTATTACGACGGGTTAGGATCAGGGAAAGACGACCTTAAAACTAAAAAAGGTGTGCTAACTGGTAAAACGATTAGTAACCTTCCACTTATTGAAATATATACTCATGCGATCAGCTATCTGATGCCTTCACATGAAGATGCTTATGATCCTAAACGATTGGTGATAAAAGTTAAGGACAAATCCAAATTGATCAGGGATTATGGCCAACCCGACAGCTTATTTCCAAAAAGCAATTTTTACACCTATTCCATGGTAATACCACCCAATAAAATTAACAAGTTCTATTCTTATATGCTGGACGATCTAAACAGATGCTCCGGTTATTATGGGAAAATCGAAAAGAGAAAGGCAAAATGTCTGATTTTAAAAAGAACCAGCCGCAAGGATAAAATTAGCACAAAAGGTGGAAAGCCGTTTAACACCTTATTTTCAAACCCCAGATCGAGATTGCAAAATCTTTCTCTTTCTTCACTAGCAGCTTGCATTAATGCGCTTGATATCATTAAAGTTCCGGTTTTGAATGAAACAGGCTATACTGCTAAGATAGATATCGATCTCTCCGGCAATCCGGATTTTCCAACACTAAAAAAGGAACTGAGAACATTTGACCTCGAATTAATCGAAGCCGTTAGGGAGATCGATTTCTTCGTCATAACAGATCAATAA
- a CDS encoding endonuclease/exonuclease/phosphatase family protein — protein sequence MKQRILILFFLIVNLSVLAQGSLSVVSWNLKDMGKSKTEVVIGIIAETLSAYDIVAVQEVVAGPGGSQAIARLADELNRKGTKWEYEVSGVTSGDSRHKAERYAFLWKSARVSRVGKGWLEHQYGAEIEREPFYGRFRLGNQTLTLVNYHAITKSQQPERELKYFKFLPALYPEDQLVFCGDFNLPQSHSVFNPLRSMGYVPVFVGQKTTLRQRCLNGDCLASEFDNFYYRPAKMLLKAAGIVHFYRLLPDLAQSRKISDHIPIFAIYQL from the coding sequence ATGAAACAACGAATACTCATCCTGTTTTTTCTTATTGTCAATCTGAGTGTGTTGGCTCAGGGCAGCCTGAGCGTTGTTTCCTGGAACCTCAAAGATATGGGCAAGTCCAAAACTGAGGTCGTGATAGGGATAATCGCCGAAACGCTTTCCGCTTACGACATCGTGGCGGTCCAGGAGGTCGTTGCAGGCCCCGGAGGATCGCAGGCGATTGCCAGATTGGCCGATGAACTGAACAGGAAGGGAACAAAATGGGAGTATGAGGTGAGTGGAGTAACTTCCGGAGACTCCCGGCATAAGGCAGAACGCTATGCTTTTCTGTGGAAAAGTGCGAGAGTCAGTAGGGTAGGCAAGGGCTGGCTGGAGCATCAGTATGGGGCAGAGATTGAGCGGGAGCCATTTTATGGGAGGTTCCGACTGGGGAATCAGACCCTGACACTGGTCAACTACCATGCGATTACCAAATCTCAGCAGCCGGAACGTGAACTGAAGTATTTCAAATTCCTGCCGGCACTTTATCCTGAAGATCAGCTGGTATTTTGCGGTGATTTTAATCTGCCGCAGTCGCACAGTGTATTCAATCCCCTGAGGTCAATGGGCTATGTCCCGGTATTCGTCGGACAGAAAACTACTTTACGCCAGCGTTGTCTGAATGGGGATTGTCTGGCATCAGAATTTGATAACTTTTACTATAGGCCGGCAAAGATGTTGCTAAAGGCGGCCGGAATTGTTCATTTTTATCGGTTGCTGCCAGATCTTGCACAGTCGCGCAAGATCTCTGACCACATTCCGATCTTTGCGATCTACCAATTATAA
- a CDS encoding TlpA disulfide reductase family protein translates to MLKKKTISTLLLSMFFGLSWNAKAQTSQTMQSRIQLMAKETNPEKNVVSLHSIIRDYKLDSVRNAEDIDMLKGQVAISFLKVAEFPKFETYIALISNKFNQTSYLNLATAELLAAKVNMDYAQVLAQRTVELYDAYKDDPLARPDNFPLDDWKRFMRMAAYPYYETYATILHANGDDKTALLFEEKALKDIDMEEATSSSIALYTTLLASQRQEDKAYEILLKMARVGKSNLDMSRQFRNLCINRMGSERASILLDSIQRNISNTYKIEVAKKMMANLEAPNFSLSDLHGNRVTLAGLKGKIVVLDFWATWCNPCIASMPAMEKISKAHPEVVFLFVATREEGNGAAERVRSYIKQHKFPGNVLMDQPLDQHPKVFQVASAYKVDGIPAKMVIDAKGKLRFSTKGYSSDTELINELEAMIAIAGAQ, encoded by the coding sequence ATGTTAAAAAAGAAAACGATCAGCACCTTATTATTGAGTATGTTCTTTGGCCTCTCATGGAATGCAAAAGCACAAACCAGCCAAACCATGCAAAGCCGGATTCAATTGATGGCTAAAGAAACAAACCCGGAAAAAAATGTGGTATCACTACACAGTATCATCAGGGATTACAAGCTTGATTCCGTCAGAAATGCGGAGGATATTGATATGCTAAAAGGCCAGGTGGCAATTTCCTTTCTCAAAGTTGCCGAATTTCCAAAATTTGAAACCTATATCGCTTTGATCAGCAACAAGTTTAATCAGACTTCTTATTTGAACCTTGCAACGGCTGAATTACTTGCTGCTAAAGTAAACATGGATTACGCACAAGTTCTGGCGCAAAGGACCGTCGAACTGTACGATGCTTATAAGGACGACCCCTTGGCCCGGCCAGACAATTTTCCTCTGGATGACTGGAAAAGGTTTATGAGAATGGCTGCATATCCGTATTATGAGACGTATGCCACAATTCTTCATGCAAATGGCGATGATAAAACCGCATTGTTGTTTGAAGAAAAAGCATTAAAAGACATCGATATGGAAGAGGCGACCTCCTCCTCAATAGCCCTTTATACCACGCTGTTAGCGTCACAGAGGCAGGAAGATAAAGCATATGAAATATTGCTGAAAATGGCCCGGGTTGGAAAATCAAACTTAGACATGAGTCGTCAATTCAGGAATTTGTGTATAAACAGGATGGGAAGCGAAAGGGCTTCCATCTTGTTGGATTCTATTCAAAGAAATATCAGTAACACCTACAAAATTGAGGTCGCCAAGAAAATGATGGCCAACCTGGAAGCCCCCAATTTCAGCCTGTCAGACCTCCATGGAAACCGTGTAACACTTGCTGGTCTAAAAGGGAAGATTGTTGTGCTTGACTTCTGGGCTACCTGGTGCAATCCTTGTATTGCTTCCATGCCGGCAATGGAAAAAATCAGTAAGGCGCACCCGGAAGTTGTCTTCCTGTTTGTGGCTACCCGGGAGGAGGGAAACGGTGCCGCAGAACGGGTAAGATCCTACATTAAACAGCATAAGTTCCCGGGCAATGTGTTGATGGATCAGCCTTTAGATCAGCATCCGAAAGTATTTCAGGTGGCATCCGCTTATAAAGTTGATGGGATCCCCGCCAAAATGGTCATCGACGCAAAGGGTAAACTCAGGTTTTCAACCAAAGGATATTCATCAGATACTGAACTGATCAACGAGCTGGAAGCAATGATCGCTATTGCCGGGGCACAATAA
- a CDS encoding histidine kinase, with product MNLFPFILFLVFCVQSAYGQQVHAPEKSYLRFEAAGLPGSQVKETGQGKQINVYTSGGFIRVHTTAAFDKLSHKLSEKNNTKETKIREGSFEAYIYPNQEFSIDVLDRKNDAVLSRYVIKRPKLIPEIRFCHQEKNSRIPFYISSSGDHSEELSTSAGEITLGISERNDFKDMEVEYTLVNLKTKRSQRGVGKTGFDSLKLMANTDYELRVNYVVQKESQQVTYIHVKPYWYQSAISYILFLFVIVVLGFLLITRGLKNRIKSSQKEQQKMEEAAIRLQSLLNPHFTFNALSSIQGLMNTDRIEEANHYLQEFSLLLRKTLAKSKDVFNSLDQELEMMRMYVNLEALRFNFSWDIEVAAELNTSDIEIPTLLVQPLIENAIKHGLSRIGDKGRLLIICREGEKKNTFVIVVKDNGTWLDKKPDSGYGLSLTAERILTINKLMEEQAIVLDFNKQSGTEAILTFHNWINN from the coding sequence ATGAACTTATTTCCCTTTATTTTATTTCTTGTGTTCTGCGTTCAAAGTGCCTATGGTCAGCAAGTTCATGCGCCAGAAAAATCATATCTGCGTTTTGAAGCAGCAGGGCTGCCGGGAAGTCAGGTTAAGGAAACCGGACAAGGAAAGCAGATTAACGTTTATACATCGGGTGGCTTTATTCGCGTCCATACCACCGCTGCATTCGATAAATTGAGCCATAAACTTTCAGAAAAGAACAACACAAAAGAAACTAAAATCCGGGAGGGTAGTTTCGAGGCTTATATCTATCCCAATCAGGAATTTTCTATTGATGTCCTGGACAGAAAGAATGATGCCGTTCTGAGCAGGTATGTCATCAAAAGGCCGAAATTAATTCCTGAAATCAGGTTCTGCCATCAGGAAAAAAACAGCCGGATTCCTTTCTATATTTCCTCTTCCGGCGATCATTCCGAGGAGCTCAGCACTTCAGCCGGGGAAATAACATTAGGCATTTCCGAAAGGAATGATTTTAAGGATATGGAGGTGGAATATACATTGGTCAACTTAAAGACCAAAAGATCCCAACGGGGAGTAGGGAAAACAGGCTTCGACTCCTTAAAGCTGATGGCGAATACAGATTATGAATTGAGGGTCAACTATGTCGTTCAAAAGGAAAGCCAACAGGTCACTTACATTCATGTAAAACCTTATTGGTATCAATCTGCGATCAGCTATATCCTATTCCTGTTCGTAATTGTAGTTCTTGGTTTTCTATTGATCACCAGAGGTTTAAAAAACAGGATCAAGTCATCACAAAAGGAGCAGCAAAAAATGGAAGAAGCGGCGATCCGGCTGCAATCCCTGCTAAACCCACATTTTACCTTTAATGCACTCAGCTCTATTCAGGGACTGATGAACACAGATCGCATTGAGGAGGCCAATCATTATTTGCAGGAGTTCAGTCTTTTACTGAGGAAAACGCTGGCTAAAAGTAAAGATGTTTTTAATAGCCTTGATCAGGAACTGGAAATGATGCGCATGTATGTAAACTTAGAAGCGTTGCGCTTCAATTTTTCCTGGGATATTGAGGTCGCTGCGGAGCTCAATACATCCGATATAGAAATACCGACCTTGCTCGTACAGCCCCTGATCGAGAACGCAATTAAACATGGCCTTTCCCGCATTGGTGATAAAGGGCGATTACTGATCATTTGCAGGGAAGGGGAGAAAAAGAATACTTTTGTAATTGTAGTGAAAGACAATGGAACCTGGCTGGATAAAAAGCCGGATTCAGGTTATGGTCTTTCTTTAACTGCAGAAAGAATCCTGACCATTAATAAGCTGATGGAAGAACAGGCAATTGTGCTTGATTTCAATAAACAATCCGGAACAGAAGCCATTTTAACATTTCACAATTGGATCAATAATTAA
- a CDS encoding helix-turn-helix transcriptional regulator has product MEENDFVSIWLEESGNPAIEELAQLNLDVASKTEKTLADKGLSPNDLAVSLDINPDEINRWLTGRHTFSAKIIKEISGTLEFKN; this is encoded by the coding sequence ATGGAAGAGAACGATTTTGTCTCCATCTGGCTGGAAGAAAGCGGAAACCCCGCTATAGAGGAATTAGCGCAGCTGAATCTGGACGTTGCCAGTAAAACTGAAAAAACGTTAGCCGATAAAGGCCTTTCCCCAAATGACCTTGCGGTCTCCCTGGACATCAATCCAGATGAAATTAACAGGTGGCTGACTGGCAGACATACTTTCAGTGCAAAGATCATCAAAGAAATCTCCGGTACACTGGAATTTAAAAATTGA